The following is a genomic window from Kiloniellales bacterium.
CATCTGGCTGATCCTGGGAGCGGTCTCCTTCGTCGGCATCTACAACCTGATCGGCGGCGCCGACTTCATGCGCAGCCTCTTCACCGGGCTCGGCCTGCCGGCCTTCGGCGTGATCTTCGTCATGATGGCGATCCTGGTCGTGCTCGGCACCTTCATGGAGTGGATCGCCATCGTCTTCATCACCGTGCCGGTCTTCGCCCCGGTGATCGTCGACCTGGCGCCCGAGCTCGGCCTCGACCCGGCCTGGGCCGCGATCTGGTTCGGCGTGCTCTTCGTGATGAACATCCAGATCTACTTCCTCTCGCCGCCATTCGGGCCCGCCTGCTTCTGGCTGAAGTCGGTCGCGCCGCCGGACATCACCCTGCAGGAGATCTTCATCGCCGTCCTGCCCTTCATCGTGCTCCAGGTGATCGGCCTGCTTCTGGTGATGTTCTTCCCGGAGATCGCGCTCTTCCTGCCCAAGGCGCTCAGCGGATAGGAGAGGGACCCTGAAGGCACCGGAAAGAACCAAGGACGATACCTACGGCCCCTGGCCCTGGATCGTCGGCATGGCCGTGGGCTTCGGCGTGGTCTGGCTGATGTTCGCGCTCGCGACGGGGTTCACCTAATGACCAGGAAGTACGAGGACCTCAGATCCGCCCGCTGGTACGCGCCCGACGACCTGCGCTCCTCCGGCCACCGCTCGCGCACCATGCAGATGGGCTACGGCCCCGCCGACTGGGAGGGCAAGCCGGTCATCGCGCTGATCAACACCTGGTCCGACATCAACCCCTGCCACGCCCACTTCAAGCAGCGGGTCGAGGACGTCAAGCGCGGCGTGTTCCAGGCCGGCGGCTTCCCGATCGAGCTGCCGGCGCTCTCGCTCTCGGAGAACTTCGTCAAGCCGACCACCATGCTCTACCGCAACCTGCTGGCCATGGAGACCGAGGAGTTGCTGCGCTCCCATCCGGTCGACGGCGCGGTCCTGATGGGCGGCTGCGACAAGACCACGCCCGGCCTGGTCATGGGCGCGGTCAGTGCCGGCCTGCCCTTCGTCTACCTGCCGGCCGGCCCCATGCTGCGCGGCAACTACAAGGGCGGCACCCTAGGCAGCGGCTCTGACGGCTGGAAGTACTGGGCGGAACGGCGCGCCGGCACGATCACGGCCGAGGAGTGGTTCGGGGTCGAGGCCGGCATCGCCCGCTCCCACGGCCACTGCATGACCATGGGCACGGCCTCGACCATGACCGCGATCGCCGAGGCGCTCGGCCTGACCCTTTCGGGGGCGAGCTCGATCCCGGCGGCCGACGCCAACCACATCCGCATGGCCGCGGCCTGCGGGCGCCGGGCGGTCGAGATCGTCTGGGAGGACCTGACGCCCGACAAGGTGATCACGCGGGCCGCCGTCGACAACGCCGTGACCGTCGCCATGTCGCTCGGCTGCTCGACCAACGCGGTCATCCACCTGATCGCCATGGCCAGGCGCGCCGGCGTCGACCTGACGCTCGACCAGATGGACTCCGCCTCGCGCGAGGTGCCGGTGATCGCCAATGTGCGGCCGAGCGGCGACACCTACCTGATGGAGGACTTCTTCTATGCCGGCGGTCTGCGCGGCCTGATGTCCCGCCTGGGCGGCAAGCTGAAGCTGGGCGCGATTACGGTGACCGGCCGGACCCTGGCCGAGAACCTGGAGGGCGCCGAGGTCTACAACGACGACGTGATCCGCAGCCTGAACGACCCGGTCTACCACGAGGGCTCGCTCGCCCTCCTGCGCGGCAACCTGGCGCCCGAGGGCTGCGTCATCAAGCCCTCGGCCTGTGACCCGAAATTCACCAGGCACGAGGGGCCGGCCCTGGTGTTCGACAGCTATCCCGAGATGCGGGCTGCCGCCGACGACGAGACCCTCGATGTCACGCCGGACCACGTCATGGTGTTCCGCGGCGCCGGTCCCCAGGGCGGGCCGGGCATGCCGGAGTGGGGCATGCTGCCGATCCCCAAGAAGCTATTGAAGCAGGGCGTGCGCGACATGCTGCGCATTTCCGACGCGCGCATGAGCGGCACGAGCTACGGCGCCTGCGTGCTCCACGTCTCGCCGGAAGCCCATGTCGGCGGGCCGCTCGCCCTGATCCAGGCCGGCGACACTGTCCGCGTCGACATCCCGAACCGCCGCCTCGACATGCTGGTCAGCGACGAGGAGCTGGCGGCGCGACGCGCTCGCTGGACGCCGCCGCCGCCCAAGTTCGAGCGCGGCTTCGGCTGGATGTTCTCGCGCCACATCAAGCAGGCCCACGAGGGCTGCGACTTCGACTACCTGGAAACCCAGTTCGGCGCCGCCGTGGGCGAGCCCGACATCTTTTAGGAAGCACACGCCCCTCACGCTCCCTCTCCCCTCTGGGGAAAGGGTCGGGGTGAGGGGCTTCAGGCAACGGAGCTGGCCATGGCCACCGACTCGCTGACCGCGGAGACTCGCGAAACCCTGATGCAGGTGTCGACCGCGACGCTCTGCACCGCGCTCTTCAAGGCGGGCTTGCGCAACCAGTTCCTGCAGGACGTCCACCCTGTCGCGCCCAAGGGCCGCAATATGGTGGGTCAGGCCTATACCCTGCGCTACATCCCGGCGCGCGAGGACCTCAACCCCATCTCGGTGTTCCAGGACCCCAAGCACCCGCAGCGGGTCGGCGTCGAGGAATGCCCGCCCGGCTTCGTCATGGTGATCGACAGCCGCAAGGACGCGCGGGCCGCCTCGGCCGGCTCGATCCTGGTGACCCGCATGATGAAGCGCGGCTGCGCCGGCGTGGTGACCGACGGCGGCTTCCGCGACGCGCCGGAGATCGGCAAGCTGGAGATCCCCTGCTACCACAACCGCCCCTCCGCGCCGACCAACCTGACCCGCCACCAGGCGATCGAGCTGAACGGGCCGATCGCCTGCGGCGACGTGGCCGTCTTTCCCGGCGACGTGATCGTCGGCGACGACGAGGGCGTGGCAGTGATCCCGCTCTCCATGGCCGACGCCATCGCGGCAGAGGCGAAGGAGATGACCGCCTTTGAGGACTTCGTCACGGAACGGGTCAAGGAGGGCGCCGCCGTGATCGGCCTCTACCCGGCGACGACGGAGGAAACCAAGGCCGCCTTCGCGGCCTGGCGGCAGAAGAACCGGCGGTAGACTCGCCACCTTCAGGACACGAGTGCGCTGGTTGCCCACCGCGTCGTTGGCGGCGGCAGAATCCCCGCTGTCGCCCCATCAAGAGAAGTCTTGTGCCCCGC
Proteins encoded in this region:
- the araD gene encoding L-arabinonate dehydratase, producing the protein MTRKYEDLRSARWYAPDDLRSSGHRSRTMQMGYGPADWEGKPVIALINTWSDINPCHAHFKQRVEDVKRGVFQAGGFPIELPALSLSENFVKPTTMLYRNLLAMETEELLRSHPVDGAVLMGGCDKTTPGLVMGAVSAGLPFVYLPAGPMLRGNYKGGTLGSGSDGWKYWAERRAGTITAEEWFGVEAGIARSHGHCMTMGTASTMTAIAEALGLTLSGASSIPAADANHIRMAAACGRRAVEIVWEDLTPDKVITRAAVDNAVTVAMSLGCSTNAVIHLIAMARRAGVDLTLDQMDSASREVPVIANVRPSGDTYLMEDFFYAGGLRGLMSRLGGKLKLGAITVTGRTLAENLEGAEVYNDDVIRSLNDPVYHEGSLALLRGNLAPEGCVIKPSACDPKFTRHEGPALVFDSYPEMRAAADDETLDVTPDHVMVFRGAGPQGGPGMPEWGMLPIPKKLLKQGVRDMLRISDARMSGTSYGACVLHVSPEAHVGGPLALIQAGDTVRVDIPNRRLDMLVSDEELAARRARWTPPPPKFERGFGWMFSRHIKQAHEGCDFDYLETQFGAAVGEPDIF
- a CDS encoding ribonuclease activity regulator RraA; the encoded protein is MATDSLTAETRETLMQVSTATLCTALFKAGLRNQFLQDVHPVAPKGRNMVGQAYTLRYIPAREDLNPISVFQDPKHPQRVGVEECPPGFVMVIDSRKDARAASAGSILVTRMMKRGCAGVVTDGGFRDAPEIGKLEIPCYHNRPSAPTNLTRHQAIELNGPIACGDVAVFPGDVIVGDDEGVAVIPLSMADAIAAEAKEMTAFEDFVTERVKEGAAVIGLYPATTEETKAAFAAWRQKNRR